A genome region from Variovorax paradoxus includes the following:
- a CDS encoding efflux transporter outer membrane subunit, with product MKRALPFLPFRSLALTAIASAVLAGCVNLAPDFAAPASPVPPALPAAGVEAPTPLDVGWRSFFVEPRLRGTIELALANNRDLRVAALNIERARAQYGIARAGLFPTVEAGAGGSRSRTPGSLSTSGEPRISSQYSADLGLTSYEIDLFGRVRNLSEAALQSYFQTEATQRGTQISLVASVATAWLQLAADEQRLQLARNTLESQRKSFDLVQRSHRLGAQSGLALAQSQSTVDAARADVAAFDSQVEQDRNALALLVGAVPPAELLPAAAPDATSAAVTQLLVPPADLPSSVLQQRPDVLAAEHALRASNADIGAARAAFFPRIALTASAGTASSTLSGLFTGGSKAWSFAPSISIPIFDGGANRVSLGVAEAQQKIQVATYEKTVQTAFREVADALAERRTLAERLDAQRSLLGATSRSFELSQSLFRSGASSYLDVLDAQRAYYAAQQTLIGLQLTEQANRLTIYKALGGGWKEG from the coding sequence ATGAAGCGCGCTCTCCCTTTCCTCCCGTTCCGCTCGCTGGCGTTGACGGCCATCGCATCGGCCGTGCTCGCCGGCTGCGTCAACCTTGCACCCGACTTCGCCGCGCCGGCCTCGCCGGTGCCGCCGGCCCTGCCCGCCGCGGGCGTCGAAGCACCGACGCCGCTCGATGTCGGCTGGCGCAGCTTCTTCGTCGAGCCCCGGCTGCGGGGCACGATCGAGCTCGCGCTGGCCAACAACCGCGACCTGCGCGTGGCCGCGCTCAACATCGAGCGGGCACGCGCCCAGTACGGCATTGCGCGCGCGGGCCTGTTCCCCACGGTGGAAGCCGGGGCAGGCGGCAGCCGCTCGCGCACGCCGGGCAGCCTGTCGACCAGCGGCGAGCCGCGCATCTCCTCGCAGTACAGCGCCGACCTCGGCCTCACGAGCTACGAGATCGACCTGTTCGGCCGCGTGCGCAACCTGAGCGAAGCCGCGCTGCAGAGCTACTTCCAGACCGAGGCGACGCAGCGCGGCACGCAGATCAGCCTGGTCGCGTCGGTTGCCACCGCATGGCTGCAGCTGGCCGCCGACGAGCAGCGCCTGCAGCTCGCGCGCAACACGCTGGAGAGCCAGCGAAAGTCCTTCGACCTGGTGCAGCGCAGTCACCGGCTCGGAGCGCAATCGGGCCTGGCGCTCGCGCAGTCGCAGAGCACGGTCGATGCCGCGCGCGCCGACGTGGCCGCGTTCGACAGCCAGGTCGAGCAGGACCGCAATGCGCTGGCGCTGCTGGTCGGTGCGGTGCCGCCGGCCGAGCTGCTGCCCGCCGCCGCGCCCGACGCGACCTCTGCCGCGGTCACGCAACTGCTGGTGCCGCCAGCGGACCTGCCGTCGAGCGTGCTGCAGCAGCGCCCCGACGTGCTGGCCGCCGAGCACGCGCTGCGGGCGAGCAACGCCGACATCGGCGCGGCGCGCGCCGCGTTCTTTCCGCGCATCGCGCTCACCGCTTCCGCCGGCACGGCCAGCAGCACGCTCTCGGGCTTGTTCACGGGCGGCAGCAAGGCCTGGAGCTTCGCGCCGTCGATCAGCATCCCGATCTTCGACGGCGGCGCCAACCGGGTGAGCCTGGGCGTGGCCGAGGCGCAGCAGAAGATCCAGGTCGCCACCTACGAGAAGACCGTGCAGACCGCCTTCCGCGAAGTGGCCGACGCGCTGGCCGAGCGGCGCACGCTGGCCGAGCGGCTCGATGCACAGCGCTCGCTGCTCGGCGCGACCTCGCGCAGCTTCGAGCTGTCGCAGTCGCTGTTCCGCAGCGGCGCGAGCAGCTACCTCGACGTGCTCGATGCGCAGCGCGCCTACTACGCGGCGCAGCAGACGCTGATCGGCCTGCAGCTCACCGAGCAGGCCAACCGGCTCACGATCTACAAGGCGCTGGGCGGGGGCTGGAAGGAAGGCTGA